The sequence tcgggctgctcccacagagcccctttttgttgaacccatcttagtgattcatcctgcatctgcatcccaagaacttcacatgactgttcatgagcctgcttccacaaaggctcctgaagctgaagatattccagcagctgaacccaccactgctgaagacattggtcatcatgacaatgttgaagatgatgaagttcttcctcagatcgaatacaatgtggtatcatcgcctgttggtacgaacagcgaactcatcagcattggtcgtcctctgacgccaattgcacaggatgattcatgggctgatcgcccgcaagaacaagacacccccaacactccccaacaacaacaagtcacaacatccgtacaagctgaagaggatgagggcctgcccactccatctccaaaagcgtcgccagtacttcaaaggcttcgcaaaggaccaaggcctcaagctcctcttccgagcgttccagaaggagaagtgcatcatcaacctgttgcacatcaagtgttttcagaagccactcctgctgtgaatgtctctacgtctgaagcacctgctgctgaagacaatccggctacatcagccgatgaagaacgtcaagaagaacatgtctctactccccccattcctgaagaaatggttcatgaagtgaacgtgtcaatgcctgaccctccagctcctcaagtggaggttgaaaatcctgaagctgccacaaccaacgcaagtgaagccgatgacattgtcatggctgaagctaatgtggagcttgcaacaaccagtgtgcctgaagctaatgcggccactacacctgaagctagtgaggctactgcttctgaagcacctgttgtgcagcctgaagccttagttgctgccactgctcctgttccgccaccaaggccctatacaattgagcaggcatataaccacggagagctaacaacagtcagatggcccgttctggtccctccgcctaatgtctctggtcctcaatttgactatcatgttgagcataggcctcaagtccagaagcccaagccaagattgccaaggtttccaggtactgcaaactcagcagggtccttcaatgcaaatggcttcaagagccacaacacattctttgacagctcgaagaacccctacatgaagccaagaattgcatcagatcggttttggagtcatcagcagcgaagctattactcctgtgttctgtatgatcaagggcacattttccctcatatgcgcctcgacactgaagccgttactggactcccctgcttagaagaagcacttgactgctttcgtgatgctgggctgctcagttttgtcacagataaagaacactgaaatgaagaactattgcttcaattctatgccacactgcacattcACGGCGACAACAGAGATACaaagacttgggttctcgagtggatgaccggaaacgttcatcatgaagccaaagctatggatatcatcgagcttacaggcctgtccactcccggagaactctatgaacctggctgttaacatcatcgcaatgccctggaaagcatctttcataggcctgaacccaatatgagtcagatgctgagcatgatgaagcctttgccccgtgatgctgaatatccagcagagttctttgttgaagaccttgaatatctgccacgcaccatatatcacatcatcaggcggactctatggcctatcaaaggacattcatcagcggcaaagcttgaaggagttatgaagactttggtcttctacattttcaatggcatcaacttcaatgcacaagatttcttcatcagacaacttgctgcctccggatctgatctctttggtctgaagttttatgctccatgggtcatgcgcctcataaagcgacactctactgtcaactatcaaccttctgctcgcaatcatgtgatttttctacctgaggttgatatgtcagttgaagctatatatcccgaccctgccaagaagcctctttgtcttcagaatgccgagcaccaaagcttcactcaacccattgaaggtgttcaagcagctacacgaatctatccattggctggaaatactcgtctgcctcatcgagcacctaccgAAGCcattgaaagcaccattgcccaaaggcctcagaagcattctcgtgttctcaatgatcgagaacttcttgtggcccttcatcagaaacaggataaacatcacttttggctcaagagacagatgcaaagcctcttggtggatgtcaatcgcattcgcaaccttgccaccaagaatgcctttgttgctcacaaaacttgtcggcgatcatggaagagtttgaccctgcttagtgctgaagcagatcttcaagacgatggcttcaatgaaagatttcagtttgactccactcctccatggaatgctgtcttacgaagaactccatctcttgaagactctgaatattcttcctccgcggcaacggtaaatgccagagtgatcaatgatgaagatgatgctacttcaccacctcctactactactgcgcgcatcaacactgcaccaagttcatctgcaccgccacccaacaacgacaaccctgctgcttcacctactcatcaagaagacgagtagatgctctatgtcttcaaacctttttggtcattactgacaaaaaggggagaagtgtatgagttgatagtcttcaagcgggttcaaatGGGCGGTTgtgttatattttgcctcgtgtttacaactcttgcgttttgaaacatttggttctctgagttgtaacacttaaacttgatggtcgtctgctacttatttgcatttccacgtgtgatgataacttccgcacttaaatcatcctgcagacgtccatttttcattatgcatgtcatcctatatgctatatcatttcatgcatgatgaattatcttcataagttgaagtggatctccacaagtacaacctgccatgtgcatttgcattccaaaagcaaaattatttatatgcacatcttcagggggagcccttgctacttatgaagacaaattcctatcctttacaatttcacatactttatccccgttgaaaacttcaaccagtttgtcatcaatcaccaaagagggggagattgtaagtgcatctagtgccacccctagttggttttggagtattgacgaaaaagttggttgagggactaatgcgtttgtgagaattgcaggataacgcaggtagtgtccctcattgattcggtttacctagcggagatgacccctaaaaatgtatgaagacattaacgacaatggtggtatgagaagatattcatattgaagactatgacatgagaagacattgcgtgaagactatggagcacgaagactgtgtggtttcgttgtttccttttcttctttgttgagtcataggaaccaccgtactgttaagtggggtccaagtgaactaagtcagagtgactgaagtgatgctcaacccaaatcctatgtcttcgagcgaagacaatgagagcaaatcttatccagagttggatgagtcagctttgcttgtagcccaagtaaacttgccatgtgtgtttgaaatctgaccgttggaacacgtgtcagttccttagtgacccagggtcatttcagacaaatcaggtcgggttgcctagtggctataaataacccaccccctacaccataaattggtggctgctcagagttaatatacggcttttgtcgtttgagagcaacccacctcgaagcatttgagagagagaaatccttgcgaggacaaagcccaaacacccagagccaaagagtgttaggcatcactgaagtctttctgtctgtgtgacctgaagacttattacacttgaggactgtgtatcctccagccggttaggcgtctcgttctgagcatccaagagtcattgtggattgctgggtgaacggagtctgtgaaggtttggaagtctaccttgaagacttaccagagtgattgggcgaggactaagtgaccttagctcaaggggaataaggtgaagacacggtcttctgagttgaatctcagcctccctaaccagacgtacagttgtcacagcaactggaactggtccaacaaatcctatgtcttcaacaagcaactggttctatctcttccctcctttactttgagtttgtcttcgtgaagtcattgcttatcgtcttatctgattgacttcattgcttgactactattgttgattggcttcgtactatcttccatcctgatcctactacctagcttctattaatcttcgaacgttaatgctattgcatacttgattatggcttgcttgttgtagtttatcttccgctgcatatcaattaggttgtttctattgtttgtcttcgaaacttccatgttttgaagactttcataaaaatcgcctattcaccccccctctagttgataactagcactttcactaacggaatggatcaagtcaatcacatcattcttctaatgatgtgatcccgttaatcaaataacaactgatgtctatggttaggaaacataaccatcttttgattaacgagctagtcaagtagaggcatactagtgacactatgtttgtctatgtattcacacatgtattatctttccggttaatacaattctagcatgaataataaacatttatcatgatataaggaaataaataataactttattattgcctctagggcatatttccttcatcatcgACTCCCCCAGGGTTTCCGGAATATTTTGGTAATTATAGAGCTGATAGGTGGTGGAAAGGACTcccatgggccccactacccaccagggcgcgctaggggccTCTAGCATGCcttggtgccttgtgggccccacaggcCTTCTCTCCTCCACTTCCTTGGCACCAAAGTtttcttctgggcagaaaaaatctccaaaaagttttgctgcgtttggacttcgtttgatatggatattctacgaagtagaaaacaagcaaaaaacatcaactagcactaggcactatatAAAATGAAtgttaaacatccaagaatgataatacaacagcatgggacaataaaaaattatagatacgttgaagacgtatcatcaCCTATGGAAATGGTGAACCCTAAAGGGATCTTATTCTTGATGGACTGGAGAGATCTCAAGAACCGAGATCCCTCCTTCCTATTGCAAGCCAAGATAGGCTAGCCCCAGAGGTATTTGGTTCTGATAAGTTGAAGCCAAAGTCCTCCATTATCCCTAAGAATCCACCAAATCATTTCAACATCAACACCACATTGATCCGATGAGACGCCAAATTCTCTATGCTCCCGAGCTCCTTGTGGGCGCAAATATTCGCCAATTGAACGATATGGTATTTTTGATGCCCGTTAGACGCCTGCCAGAAGAAGCAAGAAAGCTACTTGGGGGCGCAAATTTGCCAATTTAACCATATGGTATTTCTGATGCCCGTTAGACGCCTGCCAGAAAAAGCAAGAAAGCTCCTTGCCAAAGTTACCGTGAACCCCCTCCGGCAGGATATACAGCCCCACCATATACATGGGAAGGCTGGAAAGGAAGTTGTTCCGACAACCCACATAATGGGAATACATGATTTATTTGTTCTTATGACTGTCACACGATGATAACACAAATACTTCCAGTTGTACATAGAgagataatggacaagcacgtctttGACACACTTCTTGACCTCTGTAATTTTTCATCGTTATCTCTCAAAAGTCGACTAGTGTCCAACGTCTCGCAAGGCTATGTGAAGGGAACTTAGTCATACTACGTGAGCTAGGGATCTACTTCCCACCCGCGTTTTTTGACGTTATGGTGAATCTGTTGGTCCATATTGTCTCTGAGATCTATGATCACAGACCGGCATTCATTCACAACATGACGCCATTCGATATAATGAATTGGCATGAAGGGATACATTCATAATAGGGCCCGTCTAGTTGGAAGCATCGTCCAAGGCTTTCTGACAAGTGCATCTCGTTTTGCACGAATTTTCTGGATGTCCGAAAATCTATCAGTTTGCCTGTTAAAAGCACCTGCGTAGGATCAAAGGATTAGGTCACTCAGATTTGGAAGAAGGATTTGCATGTGGACCTTGATACATCATCACGATGCAACAACTTTGACAAAGTACACCTAGTAGTTTTAAAACACCCGGAAGTGGTCGATCCTTGGTTGAAGAAGCACGGAATCAAAATAAAGAAAAAGCACCATAAACAACCAAAGATGAACGACCAAATCGTTAGAGAGCACAACTCCTCCTTCATGGCTTGGTTTCAAAGAGCAAATTCAGAATAAGTCATTGCCAGCGAGTGATGAAGATGCAAGTCACATATACGCCTTGGCATTTGGCCCCACATGCAATGCCATGACTCGTCAAGCATATGTCATCAATGGATACACATTCTATACGGAGGGCAAAGACAAAAATAGAGATTACTAGGACTCGGGAGCGACGATGTATGCTTTAAGTGGTAATGTAAAGCAAAGATATTACAGAAGGATTGAAGATATCTGGGAACTTGACTACTTGGTAGAGTACAAGGTGAAAATGTTGCGTGTCCAATGGGCGAGGAGTGTCATAAATGAAGACCGTCATTTCACTACTGTGTGTATATCCTAAGCACAACCTAAATGAGCCCTAGATATTTGCTAAGAAAGTGGCCCAAtacttcttcataaccgacccgtgtTGTCGCGAGGAGATGTAAAAAGAGTATCACCGGAATGTATGGAGTGGCAAACAAGAAATATTTTGACCAATTCGGCGTCCCAAATAAAGAAGACAATGGTGATAAAGTATACCAACATGCTACTCCAATAGTTAAGAAAAAAACATGCTACTCCCTCCCAACCATATTAATTGTCGCAAAATCGCATGTATCAAGAATTGTTTGAAGTCTAGATACATGCGATTTAACGACAAATGATATTGATCGGAAGGAGTATCATTGCTAAATTTTTAAGATTTAAGACATCAGTTAGGGCTTCTCCAAGGGAGACCCGCAAAATACCGGCATATTACGTTCAACtgtatacttttgttcacttttgcAATCCAGTGGGGACCCTTATCGGTCCGCGAAGTGGTATGGGCGTCCGTTTTCCAGCAAAAGCGAGACAAACGTGGGGGAGCTATATAGGAGTCCGGACATCCACTTGACCAACCAAAAGCCTGTATGTGGGCCtcctttcttttctctctcttcacATGCATGGTCTCCCTCTCATTTCTCTCCTCCCAACCAGACGCCACACCATAATCCCATCACATGCATTGTCCCCACCTACTTTTTCTCCTGCCAGCCAAATATTTCGTGATTAACATTAGATGGCTCACCCCGGCATCATGTCCGCTGACCACGTCCAGACACAAAAACGGACATATACCGAAGACATTtgcgggtcggcgttggagatggcCTTAGTTTGCGAAAGGCTGAACTTGAATAGGTCCAATTAAATTCGTGAGGCACTGGCTATTTTTTTTTTCTCTGCCAGGAACCATTGGATAGAGTTGGATGGATGGTTGAAATCGGTTGGACTCCACGAACTCGTTCCATTTATATTGGTTAGATACTAACATAGGAGTAGGAGTGGCCATTTATCAACACCCTAAAATGTGAGCAATGGCTAAGTTATGGACGGCATATCAAGCTGCCTTGACTACCTTAAGATTTGCTCCTTCTGATTGGGCATGGGAAGGCTGGGATGAATCATTGATGGGATAGGAAGTTTTGACTGACCCAATTGTGAGAAAGATTCGACCAGGCGGGTATTTCACTGGGCCTGCCTCCTATCCTATATACAAAGAACGTCTCTCTTATGCTTTTGCCGGCCTAGAGCATCTTTCATTTTTTGAGACAAGCCTAGAGCATCTCTTGTTCTGTGCTTGGGTACCTAACGTCTTTTCGCTAAAAAACAGGAAAACAAACGTGCTAACCTCTACGGGTTGACTATTTTTTTTATCTACGTACGGGAAACCACTACAGTGCAAGTGTACTTTTTTTTTTGAGTTGCAGTGCAAGTGTACTTGTACATTCTAGTAGTATGTAGctagcccacctatatatatgtaccCCTTGGGAGTAATCCCTGTCAAAAGCACCGGAAGGAGCACACTAGCTAGTACACTACTGCTTCAACAAAAGAGAACAAGCACGTACAGCACTCTGTCTGGATCTTTAGTTGGAGAAATAGTGAAAGTTGGAGATGGACTTGGGTGACCACTTCGAACGTTCCGGGCCGACGCATTTGATGGCAAGAACGATTGACTGGTATGTACACGTACGCGTGGCTCGATGGTATATGCGTAACTACCTATATATATGTACTTGTGGTGTGCATTTTCCGTGTATTAATTGGTGGATTAGAggtctacttcctccgttcctaaatataagtctttgtagagattccactgtgaaccacatacggatgtatatagatgcatttgaagtgtagattcattcattttgcttcgtatgtagtccagctggtggaatccctacaaagacttatatttaggaacgaagggagtatatatgcatgcatggtgcACGAGGTGTAATGCACCGCATGGGTTCATAGGAAGTGACGAAGTGTATACGTACGTTGCATAAGGAGACAgagtcatgcatgcatgcaggccAATATAAATGCCGTAACTCAAGCAGAATACGTGATCAGCAGTAACTTAAGTTTAGTTTTTTCTTTTGGTTGCGAATAGTAACTTAAGTTTAGTTATAACCGTGTGCATCATCGTGTAATTCAAACTCGTCTAGTGTAGATCATAAAAATAATGGTCAAACATATTGTTTTCTTTTCAGCCAAATTAACGTTAACTGATCTATCTATGACTATCTTATAGGGACAAGGAGGAGCACCGCCGCTGCGTCGCCGCTAGCCTTGTCAACAGCACGTACGTCATGGAGAAGGACCGACGCCGATGGAGCAGGGCGCAACTCGCGCCGGCATGGTGGACGAGCTTTCACTTTCACTTGGAGCACACGCGCCTACTTGAGGACGAACATTCCATCTTTGGTGCTATTTACAGGCacgtgccgccgccgccggggcAGCATCATCCCTCCGCTCCACACTACATCGTCGCCTTCAGGGGCACCATGCTGCGGCACATGGTGGATGACATGCACCTTAACGTACAGATCATGACCAACACCGTGCATGACTCCATCCGCTCGCAGCGCGCTCACGCGGCGGTCCGCAACCTCCTCGCGGCCGTCGACAGCCGATACATCGTCTGGCTCGCAGGCCACTCTCAGGGTGCGTCGCTGGCGCTGGAGGTTGGGCGGGACCTAATGCGAAACGGCCGGCGCAACCTCCCGACCTTTCTCTTCAATCCGCCGCATGTATCGTTGGCGCCAGTCATCAACTTGACGCATTCGGCGGCGGACGACAAGAGGGAGCTGTACGTCTTGAGCAACCTCGTCAAGGCTGAGCTCGGGAAGGTCCTCCCTCCCCACCGGAAGCGCATGGAGCAGCTGTTCGAGCAGCTGTCCTCGTGGGCACCCAAGCTGTACGTGCACGAGAAGGACTTCATCTGCCAGGGCTTCATCGACTACTTCGAGCAGAGGGAGCAGCTGGAGAGGCGCTTCCGCGGC comes from Triticum aestivum cultivar Chinese Spring chromosome 5B, IWGSC CS RefSeq v2.1, whole genome shotgun sequence and encodes:
- the LOC123115177 gene encoding GDSL esterase/lipase At4g10955-like; amino-acid sequence: MDLGDHFERSGPTHLMARTIDWDKEEHRRCVAASLVNSTYVMEKDRRRWSRAQLAPAWWTSFHFHLEHTRLLEDEHSIFGAIYRHVPPPPGQHHPSAPHYIVAFRGTMLRHMVDDMHLNVQIMTNTVHDSIRSQRAHAAVRNLLAAVDSRYIVWLAGHSQGASLALEVGRDLMRNGRRNLPTFLFNPPHVSLAPVINLTHSAADDKRELYVLSNLVKAELGKVLPPHRKRMEQLFEQLSSWAPKLYVHEKDFICQGFIDYFEQREQLERRFRGAARFATVLSYRDMLIHLLGVDKEPRPHLLPSATLWKNSTGCRLRSHRLKLWWKPDSELRLTQRRHTY